The Congregibacter litoralis KT71 genome contains a region encoding:
- a CDS encoding proline iminopeptidase-family hydrolase: MEKVRCLLVCVMMLMAVASQAETELRSGFIDVEGGPLWYEIANGDAGSGDAVPLVTLHGGPGGTSCGLQLLYPLSDERPVIRYDQLGTGRSGRPRDASLWNRDRFVEALHTLRRELGLERMHLQGHSWGGALAAYYVLEKGTEGIVSLTLSSPLISTPLWIRDANALRATLDAEVQAVLDKHEAEGTTDHPDYAEATEVFYAAFVRRGETKEEVDCPGAPWNSVIYNQMWGPTEFYATGSLQDFDLTSRLGTIDVPTLFVTGEFDEARPATVKGFADAVPGARFEVIPGVGHSSISREPALYRDLLRSFMREAEEAR, from the coding sequence ATGGAAAAAGTTAGGTGCCTGTTAGTCTGTGTGATGATGCTGATGGCCGTAGCATCCCAGGCCGAGACGGAGCTCCGGTCGGGTTTCATTGACGTTGAGGGCGGTCCCCTTTGGTACGAGATTGCCAATGGTGATGCTGGCAGTGGAGACGCGGTGCCTTTAGTCACCCTCCATGGAGGTCCCGGCGGCACTTCCTGTGGTCTGCAGCTGTTGTACCCCCTGTCAGATGAGCGTCCCGTCATTCGCTATGACCAACTCGGCACCGGGCGCTCGGGTCGTCCCCGGGATGCGAGCCTTTGGAATCGCGACCGCTTTGTTGAGGCGCTGCACACCCTGCGGAGGGAGCTTGGTCTTGAGCGCATGCATCTTCAGGGGCACAGCTGGGGCGGAGCGCTCGCTGCTTATTATGTCCTCGAGAAAGGCACGGAAGGCATCGTGTCTCTGACCCTGTCCTCGCCGCTCATCAGCACGCCCCTGTGGATTCGCGATGCCAATGCCCTGCGCGCCACCCTGGATGCCGAGGTGCAGGCGGTACTGGACAAGCATGAGGCGGAGGGAACGACGGATCATCCCGACTATGCCGAGGCGACGGAGGTTTTCTACGCTGCGTTTGTGCGGCGCGGCGAAACCAAAGAGGAGGTCGATTGCCCCGGCGCGCCATGGAACTCGGTGATCTATAACCAGATGTGGGGCCCCACGGAATTTTATGCCACCGGCAGTCTTCAGGATTTTGACCTGACAAGCCGCCTCGGGACCATTGATGTGCCGACGCTATTTGTCACCGGTGAGTTTGATGAGGCGCGACCCGCAACGGTGAAAGGCTTTGCGGATGCCGTGCCCGGCGCGCGTTTCGAGGTGATCCCAGGTGTGGGACACAGCTCCATAAGCCGCGAGCCGGCCCTTTACCGCGACCTGCTGCGCAGCTTTATGCGCGAGGCTGAAGAAGCCCGCTAA
- a CDS encoding PQQ-dependent sugar dehydrogenase, with translation MKLMLNSALALFALMFLAPAQAELPFTVTEVSQFDEPWSVAEMPDGRLLVTETKGNLIIVDTDGKQSRPVSGVPDVNYGGQGGLGDVVLHPDFAENGMVYLSYAEAGVAGTRGAAVARGVLDASGRRPALKDVEVIWRQYPKLLGFGHYSHRMLFDDEGYLWISSGDRQKFTTSQDMQSNSGKLLRLHDDGSVPEDNPFVDYYSENPRVGRGGVYPQIWSLGHRNLLGLALDLEGRLWEIEMGPAGGDELNLIERGANYGYPEVSNGDHYDGRKMPDHDTWPEFNEPALWWTPVISPGDMLIYRGKAFDAWRGDAIIAGLSSRAIIRVELGDDGSAEEVERFDMGARIRSVQESADGSIWVLEDDYGDSKGRLLRLTP, from the coding sequence ATGAAGCTTATGCTCAATTCGGCGCTGGCACTGTTCGCGCTGATGTTCCTTGCACCGGCCCAGGCCGAGTTACCTTTTACGGTTACGGAAGTCAGTCAGTTTGACGAGCCCTGGTCCGTGGCCGAGATGCCCGACGGACGGCTCCTGGTCACGGAGACCAAAGGTAACCTCATTATCGTGGACACGGACGGCAAGCAGTCCCGTCCCGTCAGCGGTGTGCCCGATGTGAATTACGGCGGACAGGGTGGATTAGGCGATGTGGTGCTTCACCCGGACTTTGCGGAGAACGGCATGGTCTATCTCAGCTACGCCGAGGCAGGCGTTGCCGGTACACGCGGTGCGGCAGTGGCCCGCGGTGTTCTTGATGCATCCGGCCGTCGCCCCGCTTTGAAAGATGTCGAGGTTATCTGGCGCCAGTATCCCAAGCTTCTGGGCTTTGGCCACTACAGCCACCGCATGTTGTTTGATGATGAAGGGTATCTGTGGATCTCTTCCGGTGATCGCCAGAAGTTCACGACATCCCAGGATATGCAGTCCAATTCCGGCAAGCTGCTGCGTCTCCACGACGACGGGTCCGTACCCGAGGATAACCCCTTCGTCGATTACTATTCCGAAAACCCCCGCGTCGGCCGCGGTGGTGTTTATCCGCAAATCTGGTCCCTGGGGCACCGGAATCTTCTGGGGCTGGCTCTGGATCTGGAGGGGCGTCTCTGGGAGATCGAGATGGGCCCTGCGGGGGGCGACGAGCTGAATCTTATTGAGCGCGGTGCAAATTACGGCTATCCGGAAGTCTCCAATGGCGATCACTATGATGGCCGTAAGATGCCCGATCATGACACCTGGCCGGAGTTTAATGAGCCGGCGCTGTGGTGGACCCCCGTGATTTCTCCCGGCGACATGCTTATCTATCGTGGCAAGGCGTTTGATGCCTGGCGAGGCGATGCCATCATTGCGGGCCTGTCTTCCCGCGCCATTATTCGCGTGGAGTTGGGCGATGATGGTTCCGCCGAAGAGGTGGAGCGTTTTGACATGGGCGCCCGTATCCGCAGTGTTCAGGAGTCGGCCGACGGCAGCATCTGGGTGCTGGAGGATGATTACGGCGATAGCAAGGGCCGGCTTTTGCGTCTGACGCCTTAA
- the ppnN gene encoding nucleotide 5'-monophosphate nucleosidase PpnN encodes MNIPDQLAGETTGGNEVTLPRVARASVRPVQTLDLLTQREMASLANADASLHELFRRCALAILNTDGYVDDARKVYEAYADFDLQVIPEPRGLKLELFNAPGEAFVDGKMIEGIRHHLFSALRDIVYTEHKLAEQQTFDLSNPEGVTDAVFRILRNANVVRSNVQPRLVVCWGGHSISRVEYDYSKTVGYSLGLRGFDICTGCGPGAMKGPMKGAAIAHAKQLSSNTRYVGLSEPGIIAAESPNAIVNELVILPDIEKRLEAFVRVAHGILVFPGGVGTAEEIMFLLGIKMHPANAHIELPLIFTGPRESADYFAQIDRFLRDCLGEEVSEHYKIINADPAAVARTMKSSIKALRRQRIEQNESFSYSWTLHIPEELQQTFLPTHDNMAALALHRDQPAHQLVAELRRAFSGIVVGNVKDFGVRAVEAHGPYQLHGEGEVIDGLAALLEGFVRDGRMKIDPASYRPCFEVAGRP; translated from the coding sequence ATGAATATTCCTGATCAGCTTGCCGGTGAAACCACCGGCGGCAATGAAGTGACTCTCCCCCGTGTTGCCCGGGCCTCGGTCCGCCCCGTACAGACTCTCGATCTGCTCACCCAGCGCGAGATGGCCAGTCTGGCGAATGCCGATGCCAGCCTCCACGAACTGTTTCGCCGCTGTGCGCTGGCGATTCTCAACACCGACGGCTACGTGGACGATGCGCGCAAGGTCTACGAGGCCTATGCGGACTTTGATTTGCAGGTTATTCCCGAACCCCGGGGGCTGAAGTTGGAGCTCTTCAACGCGCCGGGCGAGGCCTTCGTCGACGGCAAGATGATTGAAGGGATTCGTCATCATTTGTTTTCGGCGCTGCGCGATATCGTTTACACCGAGCACAAGCTTGCGGAGCAGCAGACCTTCGATTTGAGCAATCCCGAAGGGGTTACGGACGCCGTGTTCCGTATTCTTCGCAACGCCAACGTGGTGCGCAGTAATGTGCAGCCCCGGCTGGTGGTGTGCTGGGGTGGGCACTCGATCTCCCGCGTCGAATACGATTACTCCAAGACCGTGGGTTATTCCCTGGGACTCCGTGGCTTTGATATCTGCACCGGTTGCGGTCCCGGCGCCATGAAGGGCCCCATGAAAGGGGCTGCCATTGCCCACGCCAAACAGCTCAGCAGTAATACGCGCTATGTCGGTTTGTCCGAGCCGGGCATCATCGCGGCGGAATCGCCCAATGCCATCGTCAATGAGCTGGTGATTCTCCCGGACATCGAGAAGCGCCTTGAGGCTTTTGTTCGGGTGGCCCACGGCATTCTCGTGTTCCCGGGGGGCGTAGGAACCGCCGAAGAGATCATGTTTTTGCTGGGGATCAAAATGCACCCGGCAAACGCGCATATCGAATTGCCGCTGATTTTTACCGGTCCCCGGGAGAGTGCGGACTATTTTGCCCAGATTGATCGCTTTTTGCGCGATTGCCTGGGTGAGGAAGTGAGCGAGCATTACAAGATCATCAACGCGGACCCCGCTGCGGTGGCGCGGACGATGAAGAGTTCCATTAAAGCGCTGCGTCGTCAGCGCATCGAACAAAATGAGTCCTTCAGCTACAGCTGGACGCTGCATATACCCGAGGAGTTGCAGCAAACGTTTTTGCCCACCCATGACAACATGGCCGCTCTCGCCCTCCATCGCGATCAACCCGCGCATCAGCTTGTCGCGGAGTTACGCCGCGCCTTCTCGGGGATTGTGGTCGGCAACGTCAAGGACTTCGGTGTGAGAGCCGTTGAGGCCCATGGCCCGTATCAACTCCATGGAGAAGGGGAGGTGATTGACGGACTGGCGGCCTTACTCGAGGGCTTTGTGCGCGACGGGCGTATGAAGATTGACCCGGCGTCCTACCGCCCCTGTTTTGAGGTGGCTGGCCGACCTTGA
- a CDS encoding YgaP family membrane protein: MKTNIHPIERAVRVLGGAAIVSLAFIGPQTPWAWLGLIPVATGLSGWCPPYAMLGFSTCKAPTESS; the protein is encoded by the coding sequence ATGAAAACCAACATCCATCCTATTGAACGAGCCGTTCGCGTCCTTGGCGGTGCAGCCATTGTCAGCCTCGCCTTTATCGGTCCGCAGACACCCTGGGCCTGGCTGGGACTGATTCCCGTGGCCACGGGCTTGAGCGGCTGGTGCCCACCCTATGCCATGCTGGGATTCAGCACCTGCAAGGCGCCGACGGAAAGCAGCTGA
- the dmeF gene encoding CDF family Co(II)/Ni(II) efflux transporter DmeF, with the protein MHTHQLEKWTHDHVFGQDQQREGEKRTLLIVLLTAAMMVVEISTGLISGSMALLADGLHMASHTVALGISVFAYVISRRLASDRRFAFGVGKINSLAGFASAILLLGFALTMVIESTGRLIDPVAIVFDQAIMVATIGLVVNGFSAWVLLSTPHEHGHSHDHTHTHTHDHAHEKGHDHNLRGAYLHVLADALTSILAIVALLAGKYMGASWLDPLMGIVGAALVTRWSFGLIREASKVLLDSQADDRKVNVLRAAIEHGSSDRVTDLHLWSIGHGIFAAEIAIVSDEPRSPEHYKSLIPAQMEIVHATVEVHRCLDH; encoded by the coding sequence ATGCACACACACCAGTTGGAGAAATGGACCCATGATCATGTGTTTGGTCAGGATCAGCAGCGCGAGGGTGAAAAGCGCACGCTCCTGATCGTTTTGCTGACGGCAGCCATGATGGTGGTGGAAATCAGCACCGGCCTGATCTCCGGATCAATGGCGCTGTTAGCCGATGGGCTTCACATGGCGTCACACACGGTCGCGTTGGGTATCTCGGTTTTTGCTTACGTGATATCCCGGCGGCTGGCGTCGGATCGGCGCTTTGCTTTTGGGGTCGGCAAGATCAACAGCCTCGCAGGATTTGCCAGCGCAATTTTACTCCTGGGTTTTGCCTTGACCATGGTCATAGAGAGCACGGGTCGACTGATAGATCCTGTGGCTATCGTGTTTGATCAGGCGATCATGGTTGCGACGATCGGGCTTGTCGTAAACGGTTTCAGCGCCTGGGTATTACTGTCAACGCCCCATGAGCACGGTCATTCTCACGACCACACGCACACGCACACGCACGACCACGCCCATGAAAAAGGGCATGATCACAATTTACGCGGTGCCTATCTTCATGTGCTGGCGGATGCCCTGACCTCCATTTTGGCGATCGTAGCTTTGCTCGCCGGCAAATACATGGGGGCGTCCTGGCTCGATCCGCTCATGGGTATCGTGGGGGCAGCGTTAGTTACCCGTTGGTCTTTCGGTCTTATCCGCGAGGCCAGTAAGGTTTTGCTCGATAGTCAGGCGGATGACCGCAAAGTGAACGTGTTGCGCGCAGCCATTGAGCACGGCAGCTCTGATCGCGTGACAGATCTTCACCTGTGGAGCATTGGTCATGGGATCTTCGCCGCAGAGATTGCCATCGTCAGTGATGAACCCCGATCACCAGAGCACTACAAATCTCTGATCCCGGCCCAGATGGAAATCGTGCATGCAACGGTTGAAGTACACCGATGTCTTGACCACTGA
- a CDS encoding DUF1415 domain-containing protein, whose protein sequence is MRLKDHALSACRRWIEEVVVQYNLCPFARRELNRGSVTFTLCDATDEDALLQALVRELQRLEDCPEIETLFIVHPQVLGDFYLFNDFLGRCDALLKTMKLEGIYQIASFHPDYQFAGTAATDAENYSNRSPYPMLHLLREDSVARAVAGHPDIDRVPEDNIRTLNDVGADRLRDLWERCRHE, encoded by the coding sequence ATTCGTCTGAAGGATCATGCTTTAAGCGCCTGCCGCCGCTGGATCGAGGAGGTCGTGGTGCAGTACAACCTGTGTCCCTTTGCGAGGCGCGAGCTAAATCGGGGTAGCGTGACCTTTACCCTCTGCGATGCGACCGATGAGGACGCACTGCTGCAGGCTTTGGTGAGGGAGCTTCAGCGGCTGGAGGATTGCCCGGAGATTGAGACCCTCTTTATCGTGCATCCGCAGGTGCTCGGTGATTTCTATCTTTTCAACGATTTTCTGGGTCGCTGTGATGCCCTGCTCAAGACCATGAAACTGGAAGGGATTTATCAGATCGCCAGTTTTCATCCCGACTATCAGTTTGCCGGTACCGCGGCCACTGACGCTGAGAATTACTCGAATCGCTCACCCTATCCAATGCTGCACTTGCTTCGGGAGGACAGCGTGGCGCGGGCCGTTGCCGGCCATCCCGATATCGACCGTGTGCCCGAGGACAACATCCGCACTCTCAATGATGTAGGCGCAGACAGACTTCGCGACCTGTGGGAGCGCTGTCGCCATGAGTAG
- a CDS encoding NAD(P)/FAD-dependent oxidoreductase — MSSPSNYDVIIVGGGASGLMCAISAGYRGLRVLVLEQGPKVGLKILVSGGGRCNFTNVFADPREHYLSQNPNFCISAMKRFSPADFIQMVETAGIDYHEKKLGQLFCDHSAKDIVAMLLEQCSYAGVEIRLRQAVQSISPKESQSFVVATDERQYRGTKVVIAAGGLSMPKIASDLAFRTAKELGLKLNPPRAALVPLTWNSSDKSRYGSLSGISTEVIASCQGHSFRENLLFTHRGLSGPAILQISSFWREGLTVDINLLPDCDAGAWLLDARERNPQQRLMTVLKTQLPNRLVDLMFGTWFDDQKIGSFSPPELRAIGERLNDWSFMPGGSEGYRTAEVTLGGIDTDEVSSKTFELKRVPGMFAIGEALDVTGWLGGYNFQWAWASGWCCGQHL, encoded by the coding sequence ATGAGTAGTCCATCAAACTATGACGTCATCATTGTAGGTGGTGGCGCCAGTGGTCTCATGTGCGCCATCAGCGCGGGTTATCGTGGTCTGCGCGTGCTGGTGTTGGAGCAGGGCCCCAAGGTCGGATTAAAAATTCTGGTATCCGGCGGGGGGCGTTGCAACTTCACCAACGTTTTTGCCGATCCCCGGGAGCATTATCTGTCGCAGAATCCCAATTTCTGTATCTCTGCCATGAAGCGATTTTCGCCGGCGGATTTTATTCAGATGGTGGAGACTGCCGGCATCGACTATCACGAAAAAAAGCTGGGGCAGCTGTTTTGTGATCATAGTGCCAAGGACATTGTCGCGATGCTTTTGGAGCAGTGTTCCTATGCGGGCGTTGAGATTCGCCTGCGCCAGGCGGTGCAATCCATCAGCCCAAAGGAGTCTCAGAGTTTTGTGGTGGCCACTGACGAGCGGCAATACCGCGGGACCAAGGTGGTTATTGCCGCAGGTGGTTTATCCATGCCAAAGATTGCCAGCGATCTGGCCTTTCGCACGGCAAAAGAGCTGGGGTTGAAACTGAACCCGCCACGAGCCGCTCTGGTGCCCCTCACCTGGAACTCCAGTGACAAATCCCGATACGGATCGCTGTCGGGTATATCCACGGAGGTGATTGCAAGCTGCCAGGGGCATAGCTTTCGAGAGAACCTATTGTTTACCCATAGAGGCCTGAGCGGCCCCGCCATCCTGCAGATATCGTCCTTCTGGCGCGAGGGTCTGACGGTGGATATCAACCTCCTCCCTGATTGTGACGCCGGCGCATGGTTGCTTGATGCGCGGGAGAGGAATCCTCAGCAGCGGCTGATGACGGTGCTCAAGACACAGCTCCCCAACCGTCTGGTCGATCTGATGTTCGGCACCTGGTTTGATGACCAGAAGATCGGCAGCTTTTCGCCGCCGGAGCTCAGGGCCATCGGCGAGCGTTTGAACGACTGGTCCTTTATGCCCGGTGGCAGTGAGGGCTATCGCACCGCCGAGGTTACGCTGGGTGGTATCGATACAGACGAAGTGTCCTCAAAAACCTTTGAGCTGAAACGTGTGCCCGGCATGTTCGCTATCGGTGAGGCCCTGGACGTCACCGGTTGGCTGGGTGGCTACAATTTTCAATGGGCCTGGGCATCGGGATGGTGTTGTGGTCAGCATCTTTGA
- a CDS encoding error-prone DNA polymerase, whose translation MPYCELHCLSCYSFLRGASRPEELVAQAAAKGYSGIAITDECSLAGVVKAHVAAKEHGLSLIIGSEFTLTEGIRLLALAPTRAAYGELSGLISLARRRSPKGEYEVTLRDVIFHLKRCLIVWLPREDSDANRGYGRQLARLCRERVWIGVHYLLGNDELRRYRALQTLATHLQLPLVACGDVRMHCATRKPLHDVMTALHHNCSVAALGRRRLPNAQQHLRSVKQLERFYPNELLTETLNILRRCHFSLDELRYEYPKEVVPDGHNARDYLRELTWQGASQRWPDGTPTAIRERIEKELALIAELDYEYYFLTVYDIVRFARGRGILCQGRGSAANSVVCYCLLITEVSPEKVSLLFERFISRERDEPPDIDVDFEHERREEVIQYIYEKYSRRRAALAATVITYRARSAVRDVGKALGLDPLFVDDLAKSLAWWDKQRDLEARFSEHGLQTDNDDGEPNIARLFYQLVQEILGFPRHLSQHVGGFVISRGPISQLVPVENASMADRTVIQWDKDDIEALGLLKVDVLALGMLSAIRKSLALVNRYDPRIRTLQDIPVEDVATYRMLQKADSIGVFQIESRAQMSMLPRLKPACFYDLVIEIAIVRPGPIQGDMVHPYLRRRQGLEDISYPDEAVKSVLERTLGVPIFQEQVIRLAMVAAGFSGGEADQLRRAITNWGRNSKLLTFEKKLTEGMLRRGYSEDYARRLFDQIKGFGGYGFPESHSASFALLAYVSSWLKCHHPSAFYVGLLNSQPMGFYSPSQLIQDARRHDVVALPPDVNHSDWDHQLLDDGQQGTRAPIRLGLRLIKGLSRDAARRISMARRDTPYRQIADLRKRAALNRKDMEALVDADALSSLSGHRHQARWQVMALEPERPLLAHEHYTAGPSPSDEISLPEPAVAESVIADYRSTGVTLRAHPLALLRSETPFNQCKCQRDLELMDDGRFVRIAGLVTCRQRPGTASGVLFLTLEDETGNNNVVVWPKVQENFREALMKGHLLLVKGTLQKRDGVTHIVAGALFDHSDALGNLETRSRDFH comes from the coding sequence ATGCCCTACTGCGAACTCCATTGCCTGTCATGTTACAGCTTCCTGCGCGGCGCTTCCCGCCCGGAAGAGTTGGTAGCGCAGGCCGCAGCAAAGGGCTACAGCGGCATCGCCATCACCGATGAGTGTTCTCTGGCAGGCGTCGTCAAAGCGCATGTGGCCGCCAAGGAGCATGGTCTTTCCCTTATTATCGGCAGTGAATTCACGCTAACAGAGGGCATTCGGCTCCTTGCCCTTGCGCCCACGCGGGCAGCCTACGGCGAGCTCTCGGGACTGATCAGCCTTGCCAGACGGCGCAGCCCCAAAGGGGAATATGAGGTCACACTTCGGGATGTCATCTTTCACCTCAAACGCTGCCTCATCGTCTGGCTACCCAGGGAAGACAGCGACGCTAACCGCGGCTATGGCAGGCAGCTGGCCCGCCTCTGTCGGGAGCGGGTCTGGATCGGCGTGCATTATCTTCTCGGTAATGATGAGCTGCGCCGCTACCGGGCGCTGCAAACCCTCGCCACCCATCTTCAGCTCCCCCTGGTCGCCTGCGGTGATGTGCGTATGCACTGCGCAACCCGCAAACCCCTCCACGATGTCATGACGGCCCTGCACCACAACTGCAGCGTGGCCGCCCTGGGTCGCCGCCGATTGCCCAATGCCCAGCAGCATCTGCGCAGCGTAAAACAGCTTGAGCGTTTCTATCCGAACGAACTGCTGACAGAAACACTGAACATCCTCAGGCGCTGCCATTTCAGCCTGGATGAGCTGCGCTACGAGTACCCCAAAGAAGTGGTACCCGATGGACATAACGCGCGGGATTATCTGCGGGAGCTGACCTGGCAGGGGGCAAGCCAGCGCTGGCCTGACGGGACACCCACGGCCATCAGGGAGCGCATCGAAAAAGAGCTCGCACTCATCGCCGAACTGGATTACGAGTACTACTTTCTCACCGTCTACGACATTGTCCGCTTTGCCCGGGGCCGCGGCATTCTCTGCCAGGGCCGGGGGTCGGCGGCTAATTCCGTGGTGTGTTACTGCCTGCTTATCACCGAGGTCTCACCCGAAAAAGTCTCTCTGCTTTTTGAGCGATTTATCTCCCGGGAGCGGGACGAACCCCCGGATATCGACGTGGATTTTGAACACGAACGCCGCGAGGAAGTTATTCAGTACATCTATGAAAAATACAGCAGGCGTCGGGCGGCTCTCGCGGCCACCGTCATCACCTATCGCGCCCGCAGCGCCGTGCGGGACGTAGGCAAGGCTCTGGGGCTGGACCCTCTGTTTGTGGATGACCTCGCCAAGTCCCTGGCCTGGTGGGATAAGCAGCGCGACCTGGAAGCCCGCTTTAGCGAGCACGGTCTGCAAACCGACAACGACGACGGCGAACCCAATATCGCCCGGCTCTTCTATCAGCTGGTACAGGAGATATTGGGCTTTCCGCGGCATCTCTCCCAGCATGTGGGAGGCTTTGTCATATCCCGGGGCCCCATCTCCCAGCTCGTGCCCGTGGAGAATGCCAGCATGGCGGACCGCACGGTCATCCAGTGGGACAAGGACGACATCGAAGCCCTGGGACTGCTGAAGGTCGATGTGCTGGCCCTGGGCATGCTGTCGGCAATCCGCAAATCCCTGGCTCTGGTAAACCGCTACGATCCCCGCATCCGCACGCTGCAGGACATACCCGTCGAAGACGTCGCCACTTACCGAATGCTGCAAAAAGCCGACTCCATCGGCGTGTTCCAGATCGAGTCCCGGGCACAGATGAGCATGCTGCCCCGCTTAAAGCCGGCGTGCTTTTACGATCTTGTTATCGAAATCGCCATCGTGCGTCCCGGACCCATTCAGGGCGACATGGTGCACCCCTATCTGCGCCGGCGGCAGGGATTGGAAGATATCAGCTACCCCGATGAAGCGGTCAAAAGCGTTCTGGAGCGCACCCTCGGCGTCCCCATATTTCAGGAGCAGGTCATCCGTCTGGCCATGGTGGCTGCGGGTTTCAGCGGCGGCGAGGCGGATCAGTTGCGGCGCGCCATCACCAACTGGGGACGCAACAGCAAACTACTGACCTTTGAGAAGAAACTTACGGAGGGCATGCTCCGTCGTGGTTATAGCGAAGACTACGCGCGCCGGCTCTTTGACCAGATCAAGGGCTTTGGAGGCTATGGTTTTCCTGAGTCGCACTCGGCGAGCTTCGCCCTGCTGGCCTATGTCTCCTCCTGGCTTAAATGCCACCACCCCAGCGCCTTTTACGTCGGACTGCTGAACAGTCAGCCCATGGGTTTTTACAGTCCTTCACAACTGATTCAGGATGCCCGGCGTCACGATGTCGTCGCCCTACCCCCGGATGTGAATCACAGCGACTGGGATCATCAACTCCTGGATGACGGGCAGCAAGGCACCCGCGCGCCCATACGGCTTGGCCTGCGGCTAATTAAAGGATTATCCAGGGATGCTGCCCGGCGTATCAGCATGGCGCGCAGAGACACGCCCTATCGGCAAATCGCGGATTTACGCAAACGCGCCGCCCTCAATCGTAAGGATATGGAAGCCCTGGTTGATGCCGATGCCCTGTCCAGTCTCAGTGGACACCGCCATCAGGCACGCTGGCAGGTCATGGCCCTGGAGCCGGAGCGACCGCTGTTGGCTCATGAACACTATACAGCAGGCCCTTCACCCAGTGACGAGATCAGCTTGCCGGAGCCCGCCGTCGCCGAATCTGTCATTGCTGATTATCGCAGCACCGGCGTCACCCTTCGGGCCCACCCTCTTGCCCTGCTCCGCAGCGAAACGCCATTTAATCAATGCAAATGCCAGCGGGACCTTGAGCTCATGGACGATGGCCGCTTTGTGCGCATCGCCGGACTCGTGACCTGCCGCCAGCGCCCGGGCACCGCCTCGGGGGTGCTCTTTCTCACCCTGGAGGACGAAACCGGTAATAACAATGTGGTGGTCTGGCCCAAGGTGCAGGAGAATTTTCGGGAGGCGCTCATGAAGGGCCATCTGCTGCTGGTTAAAGGCACGCTACAAAAACGCGATGGCGTCACGCATATCGTGGCCGGGGCATTGTTTGATCACAGCGATGCCCTGGGGAACCTGGAAACCCGGTCGAGGGATTTTCATTGA
- a CDS encoding alpha-ketoglutarate-dependent dioxygenase AlkB family protein, which produces MTELFPNSDPEEIDLPGGELLLYRAADLGADPQELFENLERELAWREEPIQLFGKRYLQPRLLAWYADAGVSYKYSGIQHDPLPWTPQLAVLRERVEALSDARFNSVLANLYRHHRDSMGLHADDERELGAQPVIASLSLGEERMFRLKHRHRKDLKPIRLPLASGMLLIMRGATQENWRHEVPKQSRPCGPRINLTFRYVHTPPV; this is translated from the coding sequence ATGACTGAACTTTTTCCAAACAGCGATCCCGAGGAGATCGATTTGCCGGGCGGCGAATTGCTTCTCTACCGGGCGGCGGACCTGGGCGCTGATCCTCAGGAACTCTTTGAGAACCTGGAACGGGAGCTTGCCTGGCGGGAGGAGCCCATCCAGCTCTTCGGTAAACGCTACCTGCAGCCCCGACTTCTCGCCTGGTACGCCGATGCCGGGGTGTCCTACAAATATTCCGGTATTCAGCACGATCCCCTGCCATGGACTCCGCAGCTTGCGGTGCTTAGGGAGCGGGTGGAGGCCCTGAGCGACGCGCGGTTTAACAGTGTTCTTGCCAATCTCTATCGCCATCACCGTGACAGCATGGGGCTGCACGCGGATGACGAACGGGAGTTGGGCGCCCAGCCGGTGATCGCGTCCCTCAGTCTGGGAGAAGAACGCATGTTTCGACTCAAGCACCGGCATCGAAAGGATCTCAAGCCCATCCGTCTGCCTCTGGCTTCCGGCATGCTGTTGATCATGCGCGGTGCGACGCAGGAAAACTGGCGTCATGAGGTTCCCAAGCAGAGCAGGCCCTGCGGACCGCGCATTAATCTGACTTTCCGCTATGTGCATACGCCCCCAGTGTAG